In Saimiri boliviensis isolate mSaiBol1 chromosome 13, mSaiBol1.pri, whole genome shotgun sequence, the genomic window aggatatataggacttgaacacagaactggaacaagtggacctaatagacttttacagaactctccaccccacagccacagaatatattcttctcatcaccacatcacacttattctaaaattgaccacataattggaagtaaatcactcttcagcaaatgcaaacaaatggaaatcataacaaacagtcttatcagaccacagtgcaatcaaattagatctcaggactaagaaattaactcaaaattgcaCAATTTcctgaaaactgaacaactggctcctgaatgttgactggataaacaatcaaatgaagccagaaataaaaatgttctttgaaaccaatgggaATGaggacacaacgtaccagaatctctgggacactctaaagcagtgtctagagggaaatttatagcaataaatgcccacatgagaaacaaggaaagatctaaattcGACAAcctatcaccaaaattgaaagagctagaggagcaagattaaaaaaaaatctcaaaagctagcagaagacaagaaataactaaaatcagagcagaactgaaggagatagagacacagacacacacacacaaatcttcaaaaaatcaataaatccaggagctggttttttgaaaagatcaacaggataggccactagccagattaataaaaaagaaaaaagaagcaaatagatgcaataaaaaatgataaaggagatatcaccagcaatcccacagaaatacaaactaccagagatcactacaaacaactctatgcacataatccagtaaacctggaggaaatggataaattcatgggcACTTGCaccctcctaagcctaaaccaggaagaagttgaaaccctgaatagaccaagggctgaagttgaggcagcaattaacagcctaccaccaaaaaagtccaggtctaaaagggttcatagccaaattctaccagacttataaagaagagctggtaccaatcattctgaaactattccaaacaatacaaaaagagggactccttcccaactcattttatgaggccaacatcatcctgataccaaaacctgacagagactcaacaaaaaaagtaaacttcaagccaatctccatgatgaacataaataaaaaaatcttcaataaaatactggcaaactgatggcaacagcacatcaaaaagcttatccatcatgatcaagtgggcttcatcccagggattcaaggctggttcaccATACACAAGTCCATTAATGTAATCcgccacataaatagaaccaaagacaaaacccacatgattatctcaacagatgcagagaaggccttcaacaaaattcaacagccctttatgctaaaaactctcaataaactaggtgttgatggaactatctcaaaataataaaagctatttatgacaaatccactgccaatatcatactgaatgggcaaaagctggaagcattccctttgaaatctggcactagacaaggatgccctctctctccactcttattcaatgtagtattggaatttttagccagagcaatcaggcaagaaaaagaaataaagggtattcaattaggaaagaaggaaaccaaattgtctctatttacagatgacatgattatctatttagaagaccccatcgtctcaacccaaactctccttaagctgataagcaacttcagcaaagtctcaggacacaaaattaatgtgcagaaatcacaagcattctatACACCAGTatcagacaaacagagagccaaatcaagagtgaactctcattcacaattgctacaaagagaagaaaatactacTCCTAATCACAATtaccacaaagagaataaaatactaaaatataactaacaaaggatgtaaaggacctcttcaaggagaactacaaattaaagagaagacacaaacagatggaaaaacattccatgcttatggttaggaagaataaatattgtgaaaacagccatagtgcccaatgtaatttatagatttaatactatccccatcaaactaccaatgaccttcttcacagaatggaaaaaaaatcactttaaacttcatatggaaccaaaaaagcgCTCACATAGccaaacaatcctaagcaaaatgagcAAAGCTGGTGGCATTATGCTGCTGGACTTCAAgatatactacaaggcaacagcaatcaaaacagcatggtaatggtatcaaaacaaagatacagaccaacggaacagaacagaggcctctggagcaacatcacacatctgcaaccatcttatctttgacaaatctcacaaaaacaatcagtggggaaaggatcccctgtttaataaatagtgttgggaaaattggctagcaatgtgcagaaagcagaaactggaccccttcctgacaccttacactaaagttaactccagatggattaaaggcttaaacataagacctaacaccataaaaaaacctataagaaaacctaggcaaaaccattcaggacatagtcatagacaaggacttcatgactaaaacaccaaaagcaatggcaacaaaagctaaaatagacaaatgggatctaattaaacttcagagcttctgtacagcaaaacaaacaatcattAGATCACACTGGCAacaaacaaaatgggaaaaagattttgccatctgacaaagggctaatatccagaatctacaaaaaactaaaacagatttacaagaaaaaaaaacaaataaaccaatccaaaagtgggtgaaggctatgaacagacacttttcaaaagaaaacatatatgaaaccaacaaacatatgaaaaaatgctcatcatcactggtcattggagaaatgcaaataaaaaccacattgagataccatcttatgccagttagaatggtgatcattaaaaaatctggagacaatagatgctggagagaatgtagagaaatagaaacacttttacaatgttggtgggagtgaaaattatttcaaccgttgtggaagacagtgtggtgattcctcaaggacctagaaatagaaattccatttgacccagcaatccccttactgggtatatacccaaaggactagaaatcattctattataaagacatatgcacaagcatgttcattgcagcactgtttacaatagcaaagacctggaaccaacccaaatgctcatcaatgatagactggacaaagaaaatgtggcacatatgcaccatggaatactatgcagccataaaaaaggatgagttcgtgtcctttgcagtgtcatggatgaacctggaaaccatcctcagcaaactgacaaaataacagaaaatcaaacaccgcatgttgtcactcataggcaggtgttgaacaatgagaacacttggataCAAAGAGGgaagcatcatacactggggtccattgttGGGAGCTATGGAAGGAATAGTGGaatggagggtgggggagggagaacgTTGGGAGAAAtatcaggtataggtgatggggggatggtggcaacaaaccaccttgccatgaatgcacctatgcaacaaatgcaacaatcttgcatgatctacacatgtacctgagaatctaaagtacaattaaaaaaaaagtctttcccaGGGTTGAAAAGAATTCGAATTCTTTtcctctgttatttttaatagttcactttttaatggaacctaatttttttaaatggtttcctttttttttttttttttttctgcagcaaCTTTGGGTTTACAACAGAGATTTCTCTTACAGCTCCTACCCCCACAACCTCTCTCTCGTAATCAACATTCCCCACCAGAGTGGTATATTTTACAATTGATAAAGATACGttaacatattattattatccaAAGTCCATAGCTAACGTTTAGGTTACTCTTGGTGGTGTACAtcctatgggtttggacaaatgtgtaatgacatgtatcctctaccatagtgtgtgtgtgtgtgtgtgtgtgtgtgtgtgtgtgtgtgtagtttcattgacctaaaaatcttctgtgctccacctattcatTAGTCTTCTGTTTCCCTCACTGCAACTGCAACCCagggcaaccactgatcttttcagTCTCCATAGttctgccttttctagaatgtcatatagttggaatcatacagtatgtagtcttttaagattggcttcttttacttataaACATGCGTTCACATTTCCTCCAAGTCTTTTCATGATTTCATAGCTCATTCTTGATAGCTAATTTCCTGGAAGAGGACtgggaaaaacaaagagaaaactgcTACAAAGCCATCATGTGAGTACTCACggcagtgtgattttttttacgTGAgttacacacatttattatcaaTCATACAACTCCTTGGGAACTTAGAATGTGGGCAACAAGCATTGATCTGAATGGCTCTGACAGATGTAACATCTCTAGTTGAAGTCACGGAAAAGTGCAAgtcaggtttattttattttattttattttgctcattaaAACTTGTttgtgtaagaaataaataaataacctgaaTAAATATCATCTGCTTAAAATGtcgcttttatttcatttaatgagaCATACATACGTAGAAGAAAAGTCAATATAAAAATTGAattcattgaaatttaaaatcttgGTGTATAATATTAATTGGCATTTTActgcttttcttcttcatattttagCAGTAAATtgattgtgtgtttgtgtgagtgtgtatgtgtatacatatatatatatatatattttttttttttgagagggattaCTGATTTCTCACCCTCACAGTGTCTATAGCTAAGATGTTGATTGCTTGCTTTTTGCCTCTTCTTAATTTGCATAGGCACAAATGTGGTCCATACATTATCCACACTATGTCTAGAGCAGTACAACAGCCACTTGTGCTGATTTTGGTATCTCTCGCCTTCAGTTGAGACTTTCTGAAGCAACAAGAATCCTTCAATATAAATTGGACAGCAAAGCTCCTCATCCGAGAAGGAAAATGACTACTGGCTAAAGTCTAATTAGAATTCTAAATTACAGGCTTCAGAATTCTTAATCATGGGGATTCTCTCTGCTTAGTTGATCTCATTTTTTTGGTAACATTTAAAGTCAAACACTGTGCTCCCTGAAAGCAAATATATTCACTCTCACCCACACAAAACTCAGCAGCCTCCACCTTGGATCTCACTCTCCCATCATTTCACAGCTGAATGCTAGCTCGTTGCTCTCCACAAATCATAACACTCTGCTCTCAGAACTTTATTTATGACTCATGCTCACTGTGATGACTTCTCTGACTATAGATAGGGTGATCAGGAGATTTATCATCCAAACTGGGACACTTTTAAGAGTAATAAAAGTGCTATTAATAGTTATACCAGGAAAAGGCAAGATTCGCAAATGTCTGGCAAACTAATTATTCCATAAACCCTAAAAATCATaaacacatataaacaaatacaaacatatacaaatattctCTCTCCCCCCAAATATATTTCCACCTGTTACTAAAACAATGATTTTGCTGAAGATCCaaggaaaacattatttcaaaatttaaatatatgtctttACAACTACCCCCTTAACCCCAGGGACTAACTTTCTGTTTGCCCTTTGGTGACCCCTGAATTCTACTGAGCTCATTACCTTTCATATAAGCCTCTTACTGCCTTGTTTATTCATAACTGAAAGGATTTGGAGGAATCAAAGACTTGTGGAAATCTCTGGGTAAAGGTGAAAAGCCTTTTATCATGCTGAAGGCCTAGGGGTCAATAGGACAGGACTGACTAACAAGAGTGATGATCAGTCTGATTGACCAGGAAAAGGCCATGGAATAGTGTGGCTCTAGGAAAGCAAGTTATTAACTCCAGAAAAATCAGCTAAGGAGAAGGGAATACAGGTCTAGGCTGTTCTATACGGCTGTTCCAGAATGCAGATTTTAGAAACCCAGTGTGAGTACCAGCATCGTTAACTGGTGCACACTAATGCAAGGCTGTCTCATGCTTTCTGTTCATACTTTAAGATGTGTATGAGTGTCTTTTCAACTCTTAGTCCTATGATGGATCAACCATGTGACTTGCTGGTGTGTTTGCCCTCATGAGCTAGTTCAGCAATGGTTATATTGTTTAGCATGAAAGTCTTCTCACGTTTTAACCAGAAAGTTTGCAAGAGATTGCCTAAATTTGGAAATGAATTCACAATGCTTACTCATGTGTTATTTAAATGTCTTACAAACATTGAACTGAGTATTTTTGGCTTTTAGTTGGATAAATAAATGGCTTCTCTTACATCAAGGAAACTTTCTGTAAGTTGATAATTTATAAtcattcacaaataaaaatggacatggtttttaaaattgttttaaagtcatgtaattttttttttttttttttttttttataattgatgtaaagaaagaaagactgggTTGGACTTTCTACAGTTTTTGTTGTTAATGTGGCCATATAGGAGCAGTTTCCTTTTAATtcctattttctctccttttatcaAACATATTTATCTCTGGTAGAAGATAACATCTAAAACCTTAAACTACTCATTACTAACAAAATGGCCTAGGAACTTGGAGTAACAAGAGTGTTTGGGTAAGTAATTTAGATAACTCaattattttctaccttttgtgttcaaattaatttttgttattccTTTGTTAAAAGTTTTCTCTGTTCTATTCATAATTTCTCCAAATACATTCCTAGTCTAAATATTAGGTCACTTTGAATGCCATATCCtttggtgtgtgtgtacacacacacacacacacaacaccatatacacatgtatgtatgatGTATGTACATAAAATTATGACAGTTTCTAGTAGTTGATTTTGTATCATTTCATAGAATGTATGTTTCTAGAGAATAGCAgtggcattatttttttctctttccttggtaTCCCCAAAATGTTTCTAACAATCATGACTATGTGGCTGTATCTCAATATGTGTTCAAGAAATCATTGTTTAGTAAATAACCAAtttgcttgtttaaaaaaatattcaacttTGCCTACCATAAAAAAGTAAGGTACAgagtttttattgttattctttgtGTGTTCTCTAATCAACTTgaataatatcaaataaaaagtaagaattatCTCTCATATCTCTACCTCTAgttctgtatatatttaaataatagtaaCAGATGAAATATTAGATAATTTATTCTAGAATCATAGAGTTGGTATAGGGGTTAAAAATAAGATCAACATTCTTAGATggtggaagaaaaaaagtaagatcaGCATAACAAACTAACACTTAGCTTATTCGTGTCTGTATGTGATGGAAAGCTATTTGCTACAAACTCTCTCTTGCTGTCAAAGCAGTGTAGAAATGAAGAGAGAACATTCCCTTCTTCCCTAAAGACATTGgagatgtgaatttttttttttttttctaattgattcTCTGCTCATGTACATTCTGGAACAGAGCTGGCAATCAACACTGATAGATACAAGGATGAAACTGGTCTCAGATACACTTTGCAAGGTATTTGACCTAAGAAAGATTACTAATCTGAAAGTGTAGTTCATTACTCCTTATCAataccaaaaaatacagaaaaatatcttttacaatattctagattttatttgtttatttatttatttacataaattaaccCATTTATTATAGGCCAGTGATGTCTCAAAGAGTAGAGGAGCGTCTACTGGTCTTTCAATTCCTTTGGTCTTCTGATGGCGGACTTTACCGTGACAGCGGAAGTGGTATTGCACATCCAGGCACCACCAGCCACTGTCTTCATGCAGGAACCACAGTGCCAGATGCCCACAGCTCGTCTCTTCATCTTGGTTTTGCCACAGAAAGAGCAAGTGTACTTGGCATGCTGGttgatttcaattttcttcacCATTTTCCGGAGGGAGGCCCCATAGGGAGTCCCGTATTTACCAACAATCCCAACCTTCTTGGTACATTTGGCCATGTTGCCAGTCCGAGCCCAGAAAGCATATTCtagattttatatacatataaggaAGAATCTTTGGGGATAGATCaatgattaaatttttttgatGGCCTTAAAAACTTTCTCAAAATTTTCTGCTAGTATGACTTTGGGACAATTTTGCCTAGAGACTGGGAGTAGTTTCATGATTATCTTCAACTCTTTTTAACCATACACTTCTGTGAATCTCTCAAACAGTTGTATATATTATGCATAAATGTAGTCTAATACTTTTCATTTTGTACATGTATGTGTAGACTCATGCATTAAAAGCACTTTAAGGACATGTAAAATCCAGATTATGTTTTTCTTCCTAAAcatcctgtttcttaaaaataacaacagagcatcctgtttctttaaaataacaatcGGTGGTTAAGATGAAGGTGAAATTGTCGAAATTCAGAATTAGGTGATGTTTATTATGCAAAGATatacaaaagacatacaaaaacaACATACAATGACTGAAATTAATTTAtgactttctaaaaattttaaatgaatatatctATACCTTTAATATGGCTGCAGGTTGATAAACACAGCTGTCTGTAATGAGAAAGATTACATCATTTTACTCTAAATAACCCTTCTAATGAGAAATCAGGATTAGAAGAAATTTGTGTTTGCCTTGAGAATTTCAAGCTCATCTCCCCTGGGGAGAATGATAGAGCATTAAGAGATTTTAACTTGAAATGAGGTTATGGGATTGTAAATTGCTGACAGATATTTAGTAAATGATTTAGTGTTTGTGTTTACATTCTAGCTTAGAAAAGATTTTGACTTTTTCAGCAAACcgaaaaaatgtcttcaaaacaCATTTAGCTAATCAAAGTGAAGAGtccaaagaatgagagaagaatgagcaattaaatttatatatttggatTATGCATTAAACTTTAACAATAAGTCTTTACTGTCTGAGTAAGCCTCAGTCTTTAGTAAGTATTTTAGTGTCATGCAATTAATTTATTCGTATCAATCAAAGAAGTAGTGGTAATTTCCTTgagcaaatattaaaattcacaatatcaggcatattaaaaatacttttataccTGTCATGATTTCTAGAAAAGACTACCATTATACAAAATCCAAGAGGATTCTTTTTCAGGTGATTTATCATTCATTCTTCCTGAAAGCATTCAGAAATTGAGGAATATGTATGTAAGGTATTGTGTTTATTATACACCCACCAGGAATGAGTAGAGTAGCTCATGTCCAGCTAACTCTACAAAAAGGTAGCTCTCTGGGGATGATGGATAAGATTGAAACTGATAACACAACCTATTCCGTTTTTTCCTcctgaaacttttattttcattgttactCCTACCATCATACAcagtctctttttcttctttgtgacaAACTTACACAGCTTGCAAAAAGTGATTCGGgcttcattagagaaatgccaccCAAAGGGTCTCTTTCAAAAgctttgtgtttttcagctgGAGACAGGACTGAATGCATCATGGTTTCTATGGTCCCACCATATGTAGCCCAAGATAGACGCTACTGTCATTACAGATATTGCAGGAAAATGTGCTAGTTTTTACTGAGCTGCCTTGTGGACCAGTGTCACTGGGGAATATCACAGCCTGGTTTTTGGGAGGCTGTCCTATTT contains:
- the LOC101037024 gene encoding large ribosomal subunit protein eL43-like; amino-acid sequence: MAKCTKKVGIVGKYGTPYGASLRKMVKKIEINQHAKYTCSFCGKTKMKRRAVGIWHCGSCMKTVAGGAWMCNTTSAVTVKSAIRRPKELKDQ